Proteins encoded within one genomic window of Triticum aestivum cultivar Chinese Spring chromosome 2D, IWGSC CS RefSeq v2.1, whole genome shotgun sequence:
- the LOC123049685 gene encoding probable cysteine desulfurase, with protein MDHTVEASMSATLLSLLGVTGKSEKGAAATDDKVEWLRSQLIGKDVEFDTPFGRRALTYADQTASGRSLSYIEDYLVKQVLPFYGNTHTDDSHVGSKTTRLVHKAARYIKRCMGAGPGDALIFCGAGTTAAIKRLQEIIGVALPSVEMRNWLSAQLRDEERWVVFVGPYEHHSNLLSWRQSLAEVVEIGVDADGLVDVAALRRALGSPEYADRPMLGSFSACSNVTGVMTDTREISRVLHQHGAFACFDFAASGPYVKIDMKSGETDGYDAVFLSPHKFVGGPGTPGILLMNKSLYKLHSQPPSTCGGGTVAYVNGFNEQDTLYYDDIEEREDAGTPPILQKIRASLAFWVKEYVGYDTMDLHERVFSEMAMKRLVNNPNVRVLGNTSAHRIPIFSFLIYPSVTMKKPIDDFDELGRDKQLDTMRHKQLPLHGRFVTRLLNDLFGIQARGGCACAGPYGHTLLNVENELSLRIRSAVLEGYSGLKPGWTRVSFSYYLSKEEFKFILSAIEFIATYGHRFLALYKFDWITGNWTFRKQAVKYHIMREELSLGIEPLKQNNDQPKIADMMDKPVVNHKKFQSYLESANKIALSMSDISDQIASVPKGVDPDLVLFHI; from the exons ATGGATCACACGGTGGAGGCCTCCATGAGCGCCACCCTGCTGAGCCTTCTCGGCGTCACGGGCAAGTCGGAGAAGGGTGCGGCGGCGACGGACGACAAGGTGGAGTGGCTCCGGTCGCAGCTGATCGGCAAGGACGTCGAGTTCGACACGCCGTTCGGGCGCCGTGCGCTGACTTACGCCGACCAAACGGCGTCCGGCCGGAGCCTGAGCTACATCGAGGACTATCTCGTGAAACAGGTCCTCCCGTTCTACGGAAACACGCACACGGATGACAGCCACGTCGGGAGCAAGACGACGCGGCTGGTGCACAAGGCGGCGCGCTACATCAAGCGCTGCATGGGCGCCGGCCCCGGCGACGCGCTCATCTTCTGCGGCGCCGGCACGACCGCGGCCATCAAGCGCCTGCAGGAGATCATCGGCGTGGCATTGCCGTCCGTCGAGATGCGCAACTGGCTCTCGGCGCAACTGCGTGACGAGGAGCGGTGGGTGGTCTTCGTCGGGCCGTACGAGCACCACTCCAACCTTCTGTCGTGGCGCCAGAGCCTGGCGGAGGTGGTTGAGATCGGCGTCGACGCCGATGGACTCGTTGACGTCGCCGCGCTCCGCCGCGCGCTCGGATCGCCAGAGTACGCGGATCGACCCATGCTGGGATCTTTCTCGGCGTGCAGCAACGTCACCGGCGTCATGACGGATACGCGCGAGATCTCCCGCGTTCTTCACCAGCACGGCGCGTTCGCATGCTTCGACTTCGCCGCGAG TGGACCCTATGTCAAGATCGATATGAAGTCTGGTGAAACCGATGGGTATGATGCCGTTTTCTTGAGCCCTCACAAATTTGTCGGGGGGCCGGGCACACCGGGCATCCTTCTCATGAACAAATCATTGTATAAGCTCCATTCCCAGCCTCCCTCAACGTGCGGAGGCGGCACAGTGGCCTATGTCAATGGCTTCAATGAGCAG GATACACTATACTACGACGATATCGAGGAGCGTGAGGATGCTGGCACACCGCCGATACTGCAAAAGATCCGTGCATCGCTTGCGTTCTGGGTGAAGGAGTATGTTGGGTATGACACGATGGACCTTCACGAGCGAGTGTTCTCAGAGATGGCAATGAAAAGGCTTGTCAATAATCCAAATGTCAGGGTGCTAGGCAACACAAGTGCCCATCGTATACCAATCTTCTCATTCCTAATCTACCCATCAGTAACCATGAAGAAGCCAATTGATGATTTTGATGAGCTTGGTCGTGATAAACAATTGGATACGATGAGGCACAAGCAACTACCCCTCCATGGTCGTTTTGTGACTAGGCTTTTGAATGATCTTTTCGGCATCCAGGCGAGGGGGGGTTGTGCTTGCGCAGGTCCCTATGGCCACACATTGCTCAATGTCGAGAACGAACTCTCACTTCGCATTCGGTCCGCTGTCCTTGAG GGTTACAGTGGACTGAAGCCAGGATGGACCAGAGTAAGCTTTAGTTACTACCTCTCCAAGGAGGAGTTTAAATTTATCCTTTCCGCCATTGAGTTCATAGCGACATACGGACACCGCTTCCTCGCTTTGTACAAATTCGACTGGATTACTGGCAACTGGACCTTTAGGAAACAGGCAGTCAAGTACCACATCATGAGGGAGGAATTATCTCTTGGCATAGAACCATTGAAACAAAATAATGACCAACCAAAGATTGCGGATATGATGGATAAGCCCGTGGTCAATCATAAGAAGTTTCAGAGCTACTTAGAGAGTGCCAATAAAATTGCACTCTCCATGTCGGACATTAGTGATCAGATTGCCAGCGTTCCGAAAGGAGTAGACCCTGACTTGGTTCTTTTCCATATATAG